A window of Xylophilus sp. GW821-FHT01B05 contains these coding sequences:
- a CDS encoding porin, giving the protein MMKSICGAGLAMACVSAVAQSSVSVSGTMDVGVRQVRNGSAGSISSEVSGANSTSKLVIRGNEDLGAGLSAGFFLDSTLLADTGSAGASAPAGQFWDRRSTLSLAQARWGELRLGRDWVPTHLVWSSFDPFATLGIASANSFRSFSASRALGQAFGTAPESQAANPTLRVSNAAEYFLPGGLGGVYGSLIVTAGEGGTTANGFTRGNGFRLGWAGHGVNVAAAQFTTRNTNAGQNFKDQTYGASYDFGVVKLSAAQRRWVYGPDRTVNTQLGASIPAGPGVVKLTYVQANQTGATAAQSANDAHLVGVGYVYGLSKRTAVYAHAARITNQGAAVFSIPGGPAVSASATAPNYFGGQKSTAFEAGVRHDF; this is encoded by the coding sequence ATGATGAAGTCGATATGTGGGGCGGGCCTTGCGATGGCCTGCGTGTCAGCGGTGGCGCAGTCGTCGGTGAGCGTGTCCGGCACGATGGATGTCGGCGTGCGCCAGGTTCGCAATGGGTCTGCCGGGTCTATCAGCTCGGAGGTCAGCGGCGCCAACTCGACCAGCAAGCTGGTCATTCGCGGCAACGAGGATTTGGGTGCAGGCCTGAGCGCGGGCTTCTTCCTCGACAGCACCCTGCTGGCCGACACCGGCAGCGCCGGGGCGAGCGCACCCGCCGGGCAGTTCTGGGACCGCCGCTCCACGCTCAGCCTGGCGCAGGCGCGCTGGGGTGAGCTGCGGCTGGGCCGGGACTGGGTGCCCACGCATCTGGTCTGGAGCAGCTTCGATCCCTTCGCCACGCTGGGCATTGCGAGCGCCAACAGCTTTCGCTCTTTCTCTGCGTCACGGGCGCTGGGCCAGGCGTTTGGGACGGCGCCGGAATCCCAGGCGGCCAACCCCACGCTGCGTGTCAGCAATGCCGCGGAGTACTTCCTGCCCGGTGGCCTGGGCGGTGTCTACGGCAGCCTCATCGTGACGGCGGGCGAGGGCGGCACTACTGCCAACGGCTTTACCCGCGGCAACGGCTTTCGCCTGGGATGGGCCGGCCACGGCGTCAACGTCGCGGCGGCGCAGTTCACCACGCGCAACACCAATGCGGGCCAGAACTTCAAGGACCAGACCTACGGCGCGTCCTATGACTTTGGCGTCGTCAAGCTCAGCGCGGCGCAGCGTCGCTGGGTCTATGGCCCGGACCGCACCGTGAACACGCAACTGGGCGCCAGCATTCCCGCAGGCCCCGGCGTCGTGAAGCTCACCTATGTGCAGGCGAACCAGACCGGCGCCACCGCCGCGCAGAGCGCAAATGATGCGCACCTGGTGGGCGTCGGCTACGTCTATGGCCTATCCAAGCGGACAGCGGTCTATGCCCACGCCGCACGCATCACCAACCAGGGCGCCGCCGTGTTCAGCATTCCCGGAGGGCCGGCCGTCAGTGCCAGCGCCACGGCGCCGAATTACTTTGGTGGGCAGAAGTCGACCGCGTTCGAGGCGGGCGTCCGGCACGA
- a CDS encoding tripartite tricarboxylate transporter substrate binding protein, producing MKLIRILAAAAVVAVAPAWGQAAKFPDRQHTMRIIVPFAAGGGVDNAARLLGDQLRRQLDMTVIVENRAGASGTLGGRYVQMAPADGYTLLFSAATHVLAKQVLANPPYDPQADFAPVARVGEAPLLLAIAPQLAPQKLGDVLNAARQQAEGWTAAIPAAGAPSHLATLLLARQAHISFSFVPYKGTQPALIDVAGGHVNLMLDSMVSMLPLAKAGRVKPIAITAKKRSALAPDIPTMRESGLADFSYVSWYGVWAPKDTPEDHVKALNAAINSAVSELAKSGAFASLGIEPVSESPEQFKRYIAADVAQGTELLKSAGFKPE from the coding sequence ATGAAACTCATAAGAATTCTTGCGGCAGCGGCCGTTGTGGCCGTTGCGCCGGCCTGGGGCCAGGCGGCGAAGTTCCCGGACCGCCAGCACACCATGCGCATCATCGTGCCCTTCGCCGCGGGTGGCGGCGTGGACAACGCGGCGCGCCTGCTGGGCGACCAGTTGCGCAGGCAGTTGGACATGACCGTGATCGTGGAGAACCGGGCCGGCGCCAGCGGCACGCTCGGCGGCCGGTATGTGCAGATGGCGCCCGCCGATGGCTACACGCTGCTGTTCTCTGCCGCCACCCACGTGCTGGCAAAGCAGGTCCTGGCCAATCCTCCCTACGATCCGCAGGCCGACTTTGCCCCGGTGGCGCGGGTGGGCGAGGCGCCTTTGCTGCTGGCCATTGCGCCCCAGTTGGCGCCGCAGAAGCTGGGCGACGTGCTCAACGCCGCACGGCAGCAGGCGGAGGGCTGGACTGCCGCCATCCCCGCCGCCGGCGCGCCCAGCCACCTGGCCACGCTGCTGTTGGCCCGGCAAGCCCACATCAGCTTCAGCTTCGTGCCGTACAAGGGCACGCAGCCGGCCTTGATCGATGTGGCCGGCGGCCATGTCAACCTGATGCTCGATTCGATGGTCTCGATGCTGCCGCTGGCCAAGGCGGGCAGGGTCAAGCCGATTGCGATCACGGCCAAGAAGCGCAGCGCGCTGGCCCCCGATATCCCGACCATGCGGGAGAGCGGGCTGGCCGACTTCTCCTACGTGTCCTGGTATGGCGTCTGGGCACCCAAGGACACGCCAGAGGACCACGTCAAGGCCCTCAACGCCGCGATCAATTCCGCGGTGTCGGAGCTGGCGAAGTCGGGCGCATTTGCCAGCCTGGGCATCGAGCCCGTGTCGGAAAGCCCCGAGCAGTTCAAGCGCTACATCGCCGCCGATGTGGCGCAGGGCACAGAGCTGCTCAAGAGCGCCGGCTTCAAGCCTGAATAA
- a CDS encoding GTP-binding protein, whose amino-acid sequence MAGHFSSLLAAAPPGAARIPVTVLTGFLGSGKTTLLNRMLRQADLRGLAVIVNEFGQIGIDQDLIAHASEDTILLSNGCLCCAMRGDLADALNRLGQQQGAESAQPQRVLIETSGLADPGPILRTLLGDPAVRRRFFLAGVACTVDSVLGMGTLDRYPESVRQVAVAEHLFLTKTDLPGGAPAAALLERLHGINAGANLHTQHQAQSTALHQLVQTAPERGAAAESPFFYQAWAAPVPEAAPQHRDGISSFVLTRDTPLPREAFLAWLDMVIAMRGEDLLRVKGIVQLAEQPDQPLVIHGVQHLFQPPEYLPCWPGPDRRTRIVFITRGVDAQALDQTLDVLVRRHSRRSRASPPSPTL is encoded by the coding sequence ATGGCGGGCCATTTTTCTTCGCTGCTGGCGGCGGCGCCGCCGGGTGCCGCGCGCATTCCGGTGACCGTGCTCACCGGCTTCCTGGGCAGCGGCAAGACGACCCTGCTCAACCGCATGCTGCGGCAAGCGGACTTGCGCGGCCTGGCGGTGATCGTCAACGAGTTCGGCCAGATCGGCATCGACCAGGACCTGATCGCCCATGCCAGCGAAGACACCATCCTGCTGTCCAACGGCTGCCTGTGCTGCGCCATGCGTGGCGACCTGGCCGATGCCCTGAACCGGCTCGGCCAACAGCAGGGCGCAGAGAGTGCACAGCCGCAGCGGGTCTTGATCGAAACCAGCGGCCTGGCGGATCCGGGGCCCATCCTGCGCACATTGCTTGGCGACCCTGCGGTCCGGAGGCGCTTCTTTCTGGCCGGTGTGGCCTGCACCGTGGATTCGGTGCTTGGCATGGGGACGCTGGATCGGTACCCGGAATCCGTGCGCCAGGTGGCCGTGGCCGAGCACTTGTTTTTGACCAAGACGGACCTGCCTGGTGGGGCACCGGCGGCGGCGCTGCTGGAGCGCCTGCATGGCATCAACGCCGGGGCCAATCTGCACACGCAGCACCAGGCCCAGTCCACGGCGCTGCACCAGTTGGTGCAGACAGCACCCGAGCGCGGCGCCGCCGCAGAGAGCCCGTTTTTCTACCAGGCGTGGGCGGCCCCCGTGCCGGAGGCGGCACCGCAGCACCGTGACGGCATCTCGTCGTTTGTCCTGACGCGGGACACGCCCTTGCCGCGCGAGGCCTTCCTGGCGTGGCTGGACATGGTGATCGCCATGCGCGGCGAGGACTTGCTGCGCGTCAAAGGCATCGTTCAGCTGGCGGAGCAGCCGGACCAGCCCCTGGTGATCCATGGCGTGCAGCATCTTTTCCAGCCGCCGGAGTACCTGCCTTGCTGGCCCGGGCCGGACCGGCGCACGCGCATCGTGTTCATCACGCGCGGCGTGGACGCGCAGGCCCTGGACCAGACGCTGGATGTGCTGGTGCGGCGCCATTCCCGGCGCAGCCGGGCCAGCCCCCCATCCCCGACCCTTTGA
- a CDS encoding hydantoinase B/oxoprolinase family protein: protein MHIEPKATQVVDPVTVEIIRNGLYAVTEEMKTNLTRTAYNLIIYEALDFTVGLFTKEGDTVSIGLGLPMFIRGMSETVKAKIRHFGYDNILPGDILVTNDAYTTGSHLNHFTFTMPVFHEGRLEGFTCCMAHWLDVGGTLGNVTTDIFSEGIQIPIIKYQREGVVNQDLIDIIAMNVRLAERALGDLRAQITAITTGERRYVELLQRYGAGAVNGAIRQIMDSSEAVARKNTLSIPDGVYEAESFMDDDGLDIGKRIPIRVKVTVTGDEMTVDLSDVSKQVRGFYNSGFTTGIACAQVAYKCLTTPTDYPVNDGSFRSLKVIMPMGTVISAERPYPMRVWMTFPMTVIDTIFKALAPAIPDRSIAGHHADLVFPNIHGISPEDGRLFIVGIGPLGGGWGAKSTEDGVSVTVCINDGDTHNSPTEQLEAKYPVLVEKYEIRQDSAGAGKYRGGLGAEMVVQALSPFTVTTRIDRVHCKPWGLEGGGDAMGNGIAVRHKGEWKTDHLNAKIFNVRLERGDAYKMLSGGGGGFGDPLERDTALVAQDVREGYVSAGVAREVYRVALDSQGGVDEAATQALRSGAGNGALTSVAQ from the coding sequence ATGCATATCGAACCCAAGGCCACACAGGTGGTCGACCCGGTCACCGTCGAGATCATCCGCAACGGCCTGTACGCCGTGACGGAGGAGATGAAGACCAACCTCACCCGTACCGCCTACAACCTCATCATCTATGAGGCGCTGGACTTCACGGTCGGGCTGTTCACCAAGGAGGGCGACACGGTCTCGATCGGCCTGGGCCTGCCGATGTTCATCCGCGGCATGTCCGAAACCGTCAAGGCCAAGATCCGGCACTTTGGCTACGACAACATCCTGCCGGGCGACATTCTGGTCACCAACGACGCCTACACCACCGGCAGCCACCTGAACCACTTCACGTTCACCATGCCGGTGTTCCACGAAGGCCGGCTCGAAGGCTTCACCTGCTGCATGGCGCACTGGCTGGACGTGGGCGGCACGCTGGGCAATGTGACCACCGACATCTTCAGCGAGGGGATACAGATCCCCATCATCAAGTACCAGCGCGAGGGCGTGGTCAACCAGGACCTGATCGACATCATCGCCATGAACGTGCGGCTGGCCGAGCGGGCGCTGGGCGACCTGCGCGCGCAGATCACCGCCATCACCACCGGCGAGCGCCGCTACGTGGAGCTGCTGCAGCGCTACGGCGCTGGCGCGGTGAACGGCGCCATCCGCCAGATCATGGACTCCAGCGAGGCCGTGGCGCGCAAGAACACGCTGTCCATCCCCGACGGCGTGTACGAGGCCGAATCCTTCATGGACGACGACGGCCTGGACATCGGCAAGCGCATCCCGATCCGCGTCAAGGTGACTGTCACGGGCGACGAGATGACGGTGGACCTGTCCGACGTCAGCAAGCAGGTGCGAGGCTTCTACAACTCGGGCTTCACCACCGGCATTGCCTGTGCGCAGGTCGCCTACAAGTGCCTGACGACGCCCACCGATTACCCGGTCAATGACGGCAGCTTCCGCTCGCTCAAGGTGATCATGCCGATGGGCACCGTCATCTCGGCCGAGCGGCCGTACCCGATGCGGGTGTGGATGACCTTCCCGATGACGGTGATCGACACCATCTTCAAGGCGCTGGCGCCGGCCATCCCCGACCGCTCCATCGCGGGCCACCATGCCGACCTGGTGTTTCCCAACATCCACGGCATCTCGCCGGAGGACGGCCGCCTCTTCATCGTCGGCATCGGCCCGCTGGGCGGCGGCTGGGGCGCCAAGAGCACCGAGGACGGTGTGTCGGTGACGGTCTGCATCAACGACGGCGACACCCACAACAGCCCGACCGAGCAATTGGAGGCCAAGTACCCGGTGCTGGTCGAGAAGTACGAGATCCGCCAGGACTCGGCCGGCGCCGGCAAGTACCGGGGCGGCCTGGGCGCGGAGATGGTGGTGCAGGCGCTATCGCCCTTCACCGTGACCACCCGCATCGACCGCGTCCACTGCAAGCCCTGGGGCCTGGAGGGCGGCGGCGATGCCATGGGCAACGGCATTGCCGTGCGCCACAAGGGCGAGTGGAAGACCGACCACCTGAACGCGAAGATCTTCAACGTACGGCTGGAACGCGGCGACGCCTACAAGATGCTGTCGGGTGGCGGTGGCGGCTTTGGCGACCCGCTGGAGCGCGACACCGCGCTGGTGGCGCAGGACGTGCGCGAAGGCTATGTAAGCGCCGGCGTGGCGCGCGAGGTCTACCGCGTGGCGCTCGACAGCCAGGGCGGCGTCGACGAGGCGGCTACTCAAGCCCTTCGCAGCGGTGCGGGCAACGGTGCTTTGACTTCGGTCGCCCAGTGA
- a CDS encoding hydantoinase/oxoprolinase family protein produces the protein MTNTLQAAPAGSARLRIAVDIGGTFTDMAAFDEATGKLLFGKALSTHGQLVNGIQATLDSADIDLRDGQLFLHGSTIAINTLLERNGANTALLITEGFRDIYEIGRVNRPDAYNLFFNKHQPLVRRSLRFEVAERLRADGSTHKPLDEAAVRELARELSGQGVESVAVLLLHSYRNPKHEQRVKQILQEELPGAFICASHELSQEYREFERVSTAVANAYVGPRVSAYLGELEAHLGHKGFEGDFYVVQSTGGLFPSEHARRDCVRMLESGPAAGVIGAQAICAQLGMGDAIAFDMGGTTAKAGVISEGRPLTTGSALIGGYERALPIQIPMMDIHEVGTGGGSIARIETGNALRVGPQSAGSIPGPVAYGRGGTEPTVTDANLLLGRLDADHFLGGELKLDMDACQRQMRERVAGPLGLDPTEAADGILRIAVTQMSHAVKAVTTERGLDAGSFTMVVYGGAGPLHASAIAREIGIRKVLIPFAPGYFSAYGMLFSDLRYDYVRSVFRKLNDLSFEEIEAAYQSMEEEGRAALAQSGVKADGVVIERAADMRYVGQEHAVTVDLPMAFFEGRDRSAIKQQFDDLHKVRYGTSAPKEPADLVSLRVTVLGTMKKPPRHHVDAGLARPEQAALRTVKPVYFRQGGWADTPVYTRDLLRSGNLITGPALIEEHASTTVVQPGDALRVDELGNLQIDIGSDRT, from the coding sequence ATGACAAATACCCTTCAAGCGGCGCCAGCCGGCAGCGCCCGGCTGCGCATTGCCGTCGATATCGGCGGCACCTTCACCGACATGGCCGCCTTCGACGAGGCCACCGGCAAGCTGCTGTTCGGCAAGGCCCTGTCCACGCATGGCCAACTGGTCAATGGCATTCAGGCCACGCTCGACAGCGCCGACATCGACCTGCGCGACGGCCAGCTGTTTCTGCATGGCTCGACCATCGCCATCAACACGCTGCTGGAGCGCAACGGCGCCAATACCGCGCTCTTGATCACCGAGGGCTTTCGCGACATCTACGAGATCGGCCGCGTCAACCGGCCTGATGCCTACAACCTCTTCTTCAACAAGCACCAGCCGCTGGTGCGGCGCTCGCTACGCTTCGAGGTGGCCGAGCGCCTGCGGGCCGACGGCAGCACCCACAAGCCGCTGGACGAGGCGGCGGTGCGCGAACTGGCGCGCGAGCTGAGCGGCCAGGGCGTGGAGTCGGTCGCGGTGCTGCTGCTGCACTCCTATCGCAACCCGAAGCATGAGCAGCGCGTCAAGCAGATCCTGCAAGAAGAATTGCCCGGCGCCTTCATCTGCGCCTCGCACGAGCTGAGCCAGGAGTACCGCGAGTTCGAGCGCGTCTCCACCGCCGTGGCCAATGCCTACGTAGGCCCGCGCGTCTCTGCCTACCTGGGCGAGCTGGAGGCGCACCTGGGCCATAAGGGCTTCGAGGGCGATTTCTACGTCGTGCAGTCCACTGGCGGCCTGTTCCCTAGCGAACATGCCCGGCGCGACTGCGTGCGCATGCTGGAGTCCGGCCCCGCGGCGGGCGTGATCGGTGCGCAGGCCATCTGCGCCCAGCTTGGCATGGGCGACGCGATCGCCTTCGACATGGGCGGCACGACGGCCAAGGCCGGCGTGATCAGCGAGGGCCGGCCGCTCACTACCGGCTCGGCGCTGATCGGTGGCTACGAGCGTGCGCTGCCGATCCAGATTCCGATGATGGACATCCACGAAGTGGGCACCGGCGGCGGCTCGATCGCGCGCATCGAGACCGGCAACGCGCTGCGTGTCGGCCCCCAGAGCGCGGGCTCTATCCCTGGCCCGGTGGCCTATGGCCGCGGCGGCACCGAGCCGACCGTGACCGATGCCAACCTGCTGCTGGGCCGGCTCGATGCCGACCATTTTCTGGGCGGTGAACTCAAGCTCGACATGGACGCCTGCCAGCGCCAGATGCGCGAGCGCGTGGCCGGCCCGCTGGGGCTGGACCCGACCGAAGCGGCCGATGGCATCCTGCGCATCGCCGTGACGCAGATGTCGCACGCCGTGAAGGCCGTGACCACCGAGCGCGGCCTGGACGCCGGCAGCTTCACCATGGTGGTGTATGGCGGCGCCGGCCCGCTGCACGCGTCGGCCATCGCCCGCGAGATCGGCATCCGCAAGGTGCTGATTCCGTTCGCGCCGGGCTACTTCTCGGCCTACGGCATGTTGTTTTCTGACTTGCGCTACGACTATGTGCGCTCGGTGTTCCGCAAACTGAACGACCTGTCGTTCGAGGAGATCGAGGCCGCCTACCAGTCGATGGAAGAAGAAGGCCGTGCCGCACTGGCGCAGTCTGGCGTCAAGGCCGATGGCGTGGTCATCGAGCGCGCGGCCGACATGCGCTATGTCGGGCAGGAGCATGCCGTCACCGTGGATCTGCCCATGGCCTTCTTCGAGGGGCGGGACCGCTCGGCGATCAAGCAGCAGTTCGACGACCTGCACAAGGTGCGCTATGGCACTTCGGCGCCCAAGGAGCCGGCCGATCTGGTGAGCCTGCGCGTCACGGTGCTGGGCACCATGAAGAAGCCGCCAAGGCACCACGTGGACGCGGGCTTGGCCAGGCCGGAGCAGGCCGCCCTGCGCACCGTCAAGCCGGTGTACTTCCGCCAGGGCGGCTGGGCCGATACGCCGGTCTATACCCGCGACCTGCTGCGCTCGGGCAACCTGATCACAGGCCCGGCGCTGATCGAGGAGCACGCCTCCACCACCGTTGTGCAGCCGGGCGACGCGCTGCGCGTGGACGAACTGGGCAATCTGCAGATTGACATCGGGAGTGACCGGACATGA
- a CDS encoding fumarylacetoacetate hydrolase family protein, which yields MVSCEHAGAATYGVAQDGEYLQPPSDFLGRYPDIASVLRGGALGELAQVLGRGSRVAPAGTRALPVLPHPQKFICVGLNYKTHVAETKRDDSAYPALFVRFADSLAANGDLVLRPSFSERFDWEGELAVVIGRGGRAIPKAQAFEHVAGYACFNDITVRDWQRHTHQWTPGKNFPGTGALGPWLVTADEVPDVNALTLEARLNGEVMQHASLSDLIFTIPTLIEYISRFTPLSPGDVIATGTPGGVGDRRDPPRYMKEGDVVEVEISGLGVLRNRIGTAA from the coding sequence CTGGTCAGCTGTGAGCATGCAGGAGCCGCTACCTATGGGGTGGCGCAGGATGGTGAATACCTCCAACCCCCGAGCGACTTCCTGGGGCGTTACCCCGATATCGCGTCGGTGCTGCGCGGCGGCGCACTGGGCGAATTGGCGCAGGTGCTGGGCCGTGGCAGCCGCGTGGCGCCCGCCGGCACGCGGGCGTTGCCGGTGCTGCCCCACCCGCAGAAGTTCATCTGCGTGGGCCTGAACTACAAGACCCACGTTGCCGAAACCAAGCGCGACGACAGCGCCTACCCCGCGCTGTTCGTCCGCTTTGCCGACTCGCTGGCCGCCAATGGCGACCTGGTGCTGCGGCCGTCCTTCTCGGAGCGCTTCGATTGGGAGGGCGAGCTTGCCGTCGTCATCGGCCGCGGCGGCCGCGCGATCCCCAAGGCGCAGGCCTTCGAGCACGTGGCCGGCTACGCCTGCTTCAACGACATCACGGTGCGCGACTGGCAGCGCCACACGCACCAATGGACGCCGGGCAAGAACTTCCCCGGCACGGGCGCGCTGGGCCCCTGGCTGGTGACGGCCGACGAGGTGCCCGATGTCAATGCGCTGACGCTGGAGGCGCGGCTCAACGGCGAGGTGATGCAGCACGCATCGCTGTCGGACCTGATCTTCACCATCCCGACCTTGATCGAATACATATCCCGCTTCACGCCCTTGTCGCCGGGCGACGTGATCGCCACCGGCACGCCAGGCGGCGTGGGCGACCGCCGCGACCCACCGCGCTACATGAAGGAGGGGGACGTGGTCGAGGTCGAGATCTCCGGCCTGGGCGTGCTGCGCAACCGTATTGGCACCGCGGCCTGA
- a CDS encoding LysR family transcriptional regulator, which yields MNISSVRLFLEVAEAGSLSKVAARRQTVQSHISRQISDFEAAFGGPLFRRTGRGVALTELGARAALRLRTWLQETDRITEELRAESDQLLGEVRLGIIPSAAHPLMTRLFERLQAEHPGIRLNIAEAQGTELDTMLDSGAVDLAILFRFHRPSGREEKLLSVAHTYLVSAPGDEITSGPTVNFSRLAGLRLVLPRRPSHWRNALDETARSLGFKLEPVAEADSLTVQKELVAHTPGLYSVLGPYAMTPELQSGRLQASKLVKPDLCRHVTLAFPKQGKLSPACRTVADMVQQLVASWGNQLTA from the coding sequence ATGAACATCAGCAGCGTCAGGCTCTTCCTGGAGGTGGCGGAGGCAGGCAGCCTCAGCAAGGTGGCGGCGCGCCGGCAGACGGTGCAGTCGCATATCAGCCGCCAGATCAGCGACTTCGAGGCCGCGTTTGGCGGCCCCCTCTTCCGCCGCACCGGCCGCGGCGTGGCGTTGACGGAACTGGGCGCGCGCGCAGCGCTGCGGCTGCGTACCTGGCTGCAGGAAACAGACCGCATCACGGAAGAGCTGCGCGCCGAGTCAGACCAATTGCTCGGGGAGGTGCGGCTGGGCATCATCCCGTCGGCCGCGCACCCGCTGATGACGCGGCTTTTCGAGCGGCTGCAGGCAGAGCACCCGGGCATACGCCTGAACATTGCCGAGGCCCAGGGCACCGAGCTCGACACCATGCTGGACAGCGGCGCGGTCGATCTCGCGATCCTGTTCCGCTTCCACCGCCCGAGCGGGCGCGAGGAAAAGCTGCTGTCCGTTGCCCACACCTATCTCGTGTCCGCCCCCGGCGACGAGATCACCAGCGGGCCCACCGTCAACTTCTCGCGCCTGGCCGGCCTGCGCCTGGTACTGCCCCGCCGCCCCAGCCATTGGCGCAACGCGCTGGACGAGACCGCGCGCAGCCTGGGCTTCAAGCTGGAGCCGGTGGCAGAGGCGGATTCACTGACGGTGCAGAAAGAGCTGGTGGCCCACACACCGGGCCTGTACTCGGTGCTGGGCCCCTACGCGATGACGCCCGAGCTGCAAAGCGGCCGGCTGCAGGCCAGCAAGCTGGTCAAGCCGGACCTGTGCCGGCACGTGACCTTGGCTTTCCCCAAGCAGGGAAAGCTCTCGCCTGCGTGCCGCACCGTCGCGGACATGGTGCAGCAGCTGGTGGCGTCGTGGGGGAATCAGCTCACGGCCTAG
- a CDS encoding glycoside hydrolase family 28 protein: MKMSSGLRLAATVGACLSVCCAASAASVTTQWGDVAEPTLPGTLCATLGASMAPVNGSIDRLDGNASDSAPDTRRIQGAIDACPAGQAVRLVQGAAGTTGFLSGPLALKSGVTLWIDKGVTLFASRNPADYDNGAGICGTATSSHQDACKPFIQAASTVGSGIVGDGAIDGRGGSLLTSGPNAGIRSWWDVAYQNKSENLYQHNPLLIQVRDGGNFTLYRVAVLNAPNFHIVTSGVSGVTAWGIKILSPSLAYSQPGYACPANSTPDQATPASCFTPETVKNTDGFDPGQSSQVLLAHSYISVGDDNVAVKSHGKRASTQLAFIDNHFYYGHGMSIGSETDSGLSDMQVAGLSIDGFDSSGGIGLRIKSDASRGGKVDGVTYSGVCMRDVRQPLVFDSYYSNASGGTHYPRFTNIKVSGLHALGSSKYGGGQMTFAGFDADGHHYPMSITLDNVVFDGAQPTFAPGHNGGPNGVPAATHFVFGPGAVSFAQSITPSSADDVKVKVVPGTSVPVDCRTAFEPLHSVLPSSPI, encoded by the coding sequence ATGAAGATGTCTAGTGGTCTGCGCCTTGCTGCAACGGTCGGTGCGTGCCTGTCGGTCTGCTGCGCTGCCAGCGCCGCGTCCGTGACGACGCAATGGGGCGACGTCGCCGAGCCCACGCTGCCCGGCACGCTCTGCGCCACGCTGGGCGCCAGCATGGCGCCGGTCAACGGCTCTATCGACCGGCTGGATGGCAACGCATCGGACTCGGCGCCCGACACCCGGCGCATTCAGGGGGCGATCGATGCCTGCCCCGCCGGGCAGGCGGTGAGGCTGGTGCAGGGCGCTGCGGGCACGACGGGTTTTCTCAGCGGGCCCTTGGCGCTCAAGTCTGGCGTCACGCTGTGGATCGACAAGGGTGTCACGCTGTTCGCGTCGCGCAACCCGGCCGACTACGACAACGGCGCCGGCATCTGCGGCACGGCCACCAGCTCGCACCAGGACGCCTGCAAGCCCTTCATCCAGGCCGCCAGCACCGTGGGCAGCGGCATCGTTGGTGATGGCGCGATCGATGGGCGCGGCGGCAGCCTGCTCACCAGCGGGCCGAATGCCGGCATTCGCTCGTGGTGGGATGTGGCCTACCAGAACAAGAGCGAGAACCTCTACCAGCACAACCCGTTGCTGATCCAGGTCCGCGATGGCGGCAACTTCACGCTGTACCGCGTGGCCGTGCTCAACGCGCCCAACTTTCACATCGTGACCAGCGGCGTGAGCGGCGTCACCGCCTGGGGCATCAAGATCCTGTCGCCCAGCCTGGCGTACTCGCAGCCGGGCTATGCCTGCCCCGCCAACTCGACGCCGGACCAGGCCACGCCCGCGAGCTGCTTCACGCCCGAGACGGTAAAGAACACCGACGGCTTCGACCCCGGGCAATCGAGCCAAGTGCTGCTGGCCCATTCCTACATCAGCGTTGGCGACGACAACGTCGCCGTCAAGTCGCATGGCAAGCGGGCGTCGACGCAGCTCGCCTTCATCGACAACCACTTCTACTATGGGCACGGCATGTCCATCGGCAGCGAGACCGACTCGGGCCTGAGCGACATGCAGGTGGCCGGCCTCTCGATCGATGGCTTTGACAGCAGCGGTGGCATTGGCCTGCGCATCAAGTCAGATGCATCGCGCGGCGGCAAGGTGGATGGTGTGACCTACAGCGGCGTCTGCATGCGCGACGTGCGGCAGCCGCTGGTGTTTGACTCGTACTACTCCAATGCCAGCGGCGGCACGCACTACCCGCGCTTTACCAACATCAAGGTCAGCGGGCTGCACGCATTGGGCAGCAGCAAGTACGGCGGCGGGCAGATGACGTTCGCGGGTTTTGATGCAGATGGCCACCACTATCCGATGTCGATCACGCTAGACAACGTGGTGTTCGACGGCGCCCAGCCGACCTTCGCCCCAGGCCACAACGGCGGCCCCAACGGTGTGCCAGCCGCAACCCACTTCGTGTTCGGCCCGGGCGCGGTGAGCTTCGCGCAGTCGATCACGCCTTCCTCTGCCGACGATGTGAAGGTCAAGGTGGTCCCGGGCACATCGGTGCCCGTCGATTGCCGGACGGCCTTCGAGCCGCTGCATTCGGTGCTGCCGAGTTCGCCGATCTGA